CTTTGGATGTCATGAAGGCGCAAAGGATTTTCTGAATTTGAGGCGAATAATCCACAATTTCGTTAATCCGCATATGAGCTTGAAAGGAAAAACGCCTGCTGAAGAAGCTGAAATACATTTGAAATTAGGGCGAATGAAGTTGTTGAATTTGATAACTTATGTTGTTGATATGGATGACGATAAGTAGACAATATCACGAAATACATAAATATAAATACCCCCCCACATAATTTATTGCCATGGAAGACGTCAAAGAAAAAGATATCTCGAGCGCAGAACAGATGCCTGCGCAGGACTGGCACGCAATTAATCTTGAAACAGAAAATCGCGTTCTCAAAAAGCGAGTCATCGACCTTGAAACAGAAATGGATAAGTTCTCAAAGCCGCCTCTTATAGTCACATCAATTGTCGACATCATCAGCCCGCGGGAGGTAATAATACGCCTCAACAGCGGTGATTTTGAAGTCGCGGTTTCTCGCGCACTTGAGGGAAAACTCACGATTCTTGATCGCGTCCTGGTCGATCAGAAATCACTCACAGTAATTAGAAAAATCGGCGTCACAAAACACTTTGACGTCTCAAATTATGTCATAATTGAAAAGCCCGAAGTTTCATGGAACGATATTGGCGGCCTGAAAAGCGTAAAAGAAGAGCTTCAGGAAGTAATAGAACTGCCGTTGCTTAAGCCTGAGCTTTTCAAGAAAGTCGGAATCGACCCTCCAAAAGGCGTGCTTCTTTATGGGCCTCCAGGAACCGGAAAAACCCTTCTTGCAAAGGCTGCGGCTGCAACAACAAACGCCACATTCATCGAAATCGTAGGCTCGGAGCTTGTGCAGAAATTCATAGGCGAGGGAAGCAAATTCGTGAAATCCATATTCGATTTGGCGCGAGAGAAAGCCCCGGCAATCATATTTATCGATGAGCTCGACGCAATAGCTGCAACAAGAATCGATGTCGGAACAAGCGGCGAGCGAGAAGTCCAGCGCACATTCATGCAATTGCTCTCAGAAATCGACGGCTTTAAACCGCTCGGTAATGTAAAAGTAATCGGCGCGACAAACCGGCTTGACATCCTTGACCCGGCGGTAACGCGCCCTGGAAGGCTTGATAGATTGATAAAAGTCGAAATAATTACAATTGAAGAGCGCCTTGAAATACTAAAGATTCATACGCGCAATATGAATCTTGGCGCAAATGTTTCTCTTGAGAAAATCGCGCACATGTGCGATAAACTGTCAGGTGCAGAGCTAAAAGCAATATGCACCGAAGCAGGATATTTTGCGATACGCGCAAGCAGGACAGAAATCGCAATGGATGACCTTCTTGACGCAGTAAAGAAAGTGAAGAAACCGGAGAATCGCGCGCATCTAACGCTTTATGGGGATGTATAGACCGTCGCCAATATGTTTTGGTAGACATACCTGAGTAAAATAAGCGTATGTTTAATGACGATGCGTCCAATACGTTTTACAGTAACATAACACTGCATATAGCGTCTAATCAAAACATTATCGCTTCTTAGCTGCCGGCTTGCGTTTAAAGAAATACGCGCCCAAACCGACAAGCACTATAAGACCTATTATTGATAATGTGCTGCCGGATGCAAAGGCGAACATTCTGCCGGTGATTCCTGACAAACCGCTGGATTTAGACGCGCTATCATCGGATGCATCTGCGCTTGTCAATATGATCTCACAAGGCTGTGTTGTCAGGGGAAGGTCTTCTATTGAACCGCATTTGTTCGCATCAGTACAGCTTCTTTTCTGGATTCCGCCAGTGCATTCAGACCATGCATTGCAGGTCCATCGTTCGTTACACAGACCGCTTGATGTTGTTAAAGAAGAACTACTTACGGAATTGTTTGTAGGTGGAATTATTTTAGTATTATTTGTTGATGTAGTTTGTATTGATCCTCCGGAACTTCCGCCGCTGCCACTACTGCCAGAGCCTTCGCCAGGGGGTGTGGATGCAATGTAGGTCAGATTGCTAATAAGTGAATTCATATTTCCACTTCCATCTCTTGAGTAATATGTGAACTTATAACCTCCTGCTATTGATGGTGTTACGGACACGCTGTAATAATACTCATTTCCAATATGGCTAACTTGTGCCAAGGTATAGTTTGTCTTTACTTGATTGGGATCTTGAAGTTCCAGTTTTACCCAGTCCATGTTGTTTGCCTCTGTTGCATTAACATAAACTGTAAATGGATTATTAGTATTTCCGCTTAAAGCTGAAATAGAATCATTATGCAGTACTGGCGCTATTGTATCTGATATAGTCACAGTACTTGAATTAACCCACGTGCTATTATACGTTCCGTCGTAAGCGCGAATAGAACAGATAACCTGATCATTTAAAGAATAATTACCGACGCCAAGAATTTGTCCAGTAATTGGTTTTAACAAATCATTAACATACCACTGAAACCAATGTGCACTCATTGTATCGGAATTCACATCAAAATAAGTATATGTACAGTTAAGAGAATCATTTAAAGTTGCAGAACTTGGCGAAATCATAGCGGTGACAACAGGTGGTACATTAACAGTTATCGCAAGATCAAGATTTGTTGATTTTCCGTTTGCGAAAATATCGCTTGCTGCCTGAACAGTATTAACAAATATAAGAATTGTGTCACCCTGATTATTCGGATTCTCTACAATAAGATTATATGCTCCGCCAGAAGTTGTTTTAGCCGAACCTGCCAAATCTCCGTAGATGGTAGCTGTTATGGATGTTCCGACAGGAGCAGGAACGCCGTTTATGGTCGCTATGCCCCAAAACTGATGCGGAGGCATAGTTGGAGCAGTTACTTCTGCAAACGACGGCTGTGCAGCTAACAGCAACATAGATAACGCAAGCAAAAAATATTTTAGTGTCATAATATAATCACAATCGCTTGATTCAATCAAATGTTAATACTTATAAGTAAAAACTTATAAAGCCTTGTTTCTAACAAACTCAAAAAAATAAAGGGCCACGGACAGAAGTCCGTGGCATTGTTTGTTTAATTATTGTTTTATCTATGGCGCGTATTGATCCGGCTCATCCATGTGTATCCAGTATCCGTATCCCGCAACCATTCTGTATTTGCCGTTGTGCGGTTCATTCCATACATCGTTCTGGAACTGTATGACCCACTGGTCATTCATGCAGTTTACGCGTGTGTATAGCGATTCCCATCGCGGGTATCCGTTATGCAAATCAACGAGTGAATGCAATGAATCGTAAGTGTGGTCCCAATATATCGGGCCTACATCATACGAGCACTCAGGGTCTTCGCCATACTGTTGCCATTCTGTACCGTAAAATCCGATAAGGTTCCAACCGGCAGTCAAAGGTCTAGCAGGTGGAATAGTTACTGGGCTTAACAAACTTCCGCCAATCCATATTTTCTCGCGGCTCTTTGAAAGCACCCAATATCCCCAACCAGGCTTTACAGTGTTCAATGTATCTGGCGCAGGTCCCGGAGTCCATACAGACCACGTTCCATTGTCATAAGCCCATACAGCAATTATGTTGTCCTTCACATCCTTAAACAGGTTTTCGATGCTGTTGTTCAAAAGCACAAATGGCACGGATATGAGGTTCCATTTTTGATAAAGGTTAAGCTCAAATCTTGTGCCTTCGACCTTGAACATTTCATCGTCTTCAGGACCTTGATTGCCAAGCGCGTCAGTGCAGTAGAACTTCAGGTTGTGGTTTGATTCATTCCTGAGGTATAGCGTTACTGACGATTCATCACCTACTGTGCAGTATCCGTCAGGGCCAATCTGTCCGCCAAGCATTCCGCAGTAGTATGGTGTGAGGTCCTTTAGGTTATCGAAGTTTATATTAAAGGATATTTCTGAATGGTCTACCGGATGCGGCTCTGGGTCGTTGCAGCTCATTGTTATGGGTGTGAGCGTAGTAACTTTCCAGCAGGTCTCATTTGCGCATCTTTCCGGAAGGTTGGGGAAGTAAGTCACTTCGTCCTTCTCGTTTACTCCATCCCATATTGCCTTTGGCTCGCCAACTGTTTTGTTTGTTTCTGGCGCGGTATTATCGACAAATACGCACTGCTTCTTAACATCCTCTGTCTTTTCGACATTGTCTATGCTATAGTATTCAATGAGATGGCAGGATTGTTCATCAATCTGGAATGGTGTTGTATACGTGTTCCATTCGCCATCTCCGCTTTGCTCTTGGCAGATATCATCGCTTAAGCAAGGCAGATTGCCTTCCATCAATGTTACCTTATAATTGGTTTCGTTCACACCAGATTTATGCGGTCCTGCGTCTTCAACAGAGAGTGCAATGTTTGTCTCTGAAGTCACCCATTTCGAAGTTTCATTGTTATAATATGGTTCGCCATAGTGCTTTGATGTTACTGGCGGCGTCTTGTCGACGTAGAATGTTTCGCGGTCAGTTACAGAGTTTCCAAGCTCGTCCCTGCAGGTAATTGTCAGCTTATGCTTTGACTCTTCCGGAAAGTTAATGTCAAACGGAGCAATTACTCCGATTTGTCCGCTGCCAATCTTTTGGCCGCCGTATACTGTGTAATCCCAGTCACAAGTAACGTTATTCACCGGGTGCGGTTCAGGATCAACTGCTTCGACATGTATCTGAGTCACGCCGTCAATATAGCACTTCGGCTTTTGGGCGCATTCTACGCTTAAGTCATCAGCACATACATCCGACAGAGATTCAATTTCTATTAGATTTTCAGGAGGACATGCACCTGCTCTTGGCCCGACAATTGTCTTGTTTATAACCGGAGGCTGTGTATCAACGATATCGATTTCGCTATTTATCGGTCCCGTATTTCCAAGTCCGTCAACACAGTAATACTCAAGTTCATGGCATGAGTCTTCAGGGAAGTGAATTATCTTCTCAAGGAGGTATGGATTACCGTTCAAATCTCCTCCGTTTGGATCAACCCACGCGGTCCATTCACTACCATCTAAATTGTCGCAACTCTCGTTAAAACGATATCTGTACCATAGCGAGACATGGTCAACTGGATGTGGAAATGCGTCTTTGCAAGTAAGTGTTATCGGTGTTTGGTTAGTTATGTAAGTTATCTGATTGACATCCTGCCCTTCGCTTCTAACTACCTTCGGCTCTCCGATTGTCTTATTGACCTCGGGAGGTGTATTGTCTACAAAGACGCACTGCCATTTGACAGGCTCTTCATTTCCAAGTTTGTCAACACTGTAGTATTCGATAACATGACAAGATTCTTCTGGCTTGTAGAATGACCCGTCATATTCGTTCCACGGCGTGTTCAGATTTACATACTGATCATAGTATTCCGGATTGCAATGATTAGATCCGTCAAACTGAGCTCCATCAGCCTCTGAATTCTGGCAGATTATCTCACCCTCTTCATTATTCGTTACGAGCATATTCCTCCAATATATTTTATCAACCCCTACTTTTTCGTCTGTTGCATCAAGAGTTACGGGTGTATTTGAGGTTATCCAATGAGCCCATCCGCAAGATACTTCATTAAACACTTCATTAAAGTCCCCATTGGCGATATTCAATTCATCAATTAAATAACACTCTTTCGGATACCATTCTTCAACGAATGGCTCTCCGTAGGTTTTGGTTGTTTCCGGCGGTGTTGAATCGACGAGGAATGTTTCAACGTCTTCTGCCATTGCATTGCCAAGGGCATCCTTGCAGTTTATGACAAGCTTGTGCGTCGAGTCTTCCTGGAATAGTATGTCCTGTCCATCTTCACCGAACTGACCTGCTTCCACAGTGCACCAACCGTTCTCATACGGCCTTCCTGCGCAGTTTTCTTCTGTTGTCTGCCATATCAGCTTGTATGTGCACTGAACATTGTTCACGGCGCAAATCTCTCCGCCGTCCTTGACTGCAATGTGCACTCCGTTTTCGTCGTTGTCCCTAACATAACAATCGTCATCCTCGCTCTTCGGCGGGCATGCATCCTCATTCAGTTCTCCGTCAGTGTAACCGAGGTGGTCAGTTCCAATCATTGTCTTCTCGATAGAAGGCGGAGTATCGTCTACCTTATAATATTGTATGTGCGTTTCACTTTTCTTTTCAACAGCATCTTTACAATAATATTCAAGGTTGTGCATTGATTCTTCCTGAAAGTTGAATACAAACGGATTTTGCGATGTTGCAGGAACACAGCAGTAGTCGTCAGCTGTCATATCTTCAGGATCACAGTATGTATCTGTATTATAGCCCCACTCATAGACGCCAGGGGTTACTTCTACATAATCATAGGATACCTTGAAGCAAATCTCTTCGTCACCTGATGGATGTGGTTCCGGATCCGTGCAAGTAAATGTTATCGGTGTTTCCTGAGTTACATAATGTTCACAGGACATTTCTGAATATATTTTTATATTGTCCGTGTACCAGCCTTCCTGATTATCAGGACCGCAGCAACCGTCGCCTGTATCGTACCTGAATCTTACCTGCACATCTTCTCCAGCATAGGCGCTTATGTCATATGAGAAAGTTCTCCACTGCATGTCGGAGTCATTGTGCAAGGGGTCGTCTCCGTTGCTTGTCTGGACATCACTAATTCCGACACCTCTAACTGGCGGCTCATTTGATAATGTACCTATGCTGCCAACATTTACACCGCCGCATGTATTAAGCGTTGCCCATGTCTGGCCGCCGTCACTGGAAATTTCAATCCATTCGACATCGTACCAATCAGGGCATCCGCCTTCGTTTGCTGTGTAGGAATCAAATTCCAGTGTAATTATGTCATCTCCCGGGAGGGCTATCACCGGCGACATAAGATAGCTGTGCTCGTATCCTCCATGGCTTCCATGATTTGTCGTTCCGTAAACAGTTGTGCCGAAATCATAGTTGTCTATTCCATAGGCAGTTGTCCTTATTTCCCACCAATCTGAACTATTATATCCCTCTCGTGGTTCCAGCATGCCATGAGTCCATCCTGTGGCGCCGCTTTCAAAATCTTCTGAAAAGACCGTTATTTCATTGCCTTCTCCTGGTCCGCATATAGTAACACTAGGGTCCCCTACTTCTTTATCCACAACAGGTGGTTTCTTGTCAACAAAGAAGCAGTTGACATTAGTATTCTCTACATTACCTAGATTATCTACGCTGAAATAATATAGTTCATGGCATGATTCTTGGTCCTTGTTTATTGGATTTCCGTCATAGAGATGCCAATTCGGATCGACCTGGCACTCTTCATGAACATAGTCCTCGACGCATGCTTCCCAATTAGGATCCTGCTCAGACTCCCAGTTTTCATCGCAATATGCCTGCGCTTCGTTAATACAATAAACTGTTTTCGGATTGCCATATGGTGTTGAGACCTCAATAGCATTACAGTATTGAGCAGGATCCCAACAAGAATCCTCACCCTCTGCAAGAACATTCTTGTACCATGTCTTGTCAACACCTATGTTGCATGAATGACCTGTCGGGTCCGGGTCAACAGCGTTAAGCGTAATTGTTGTTACAGTGTCAATCCATTCAACATTGCCATCTATTTTCTTTGGCTCGCTGATTATTTTTGTTGTCACCGGCGGTGTCGAGTCGACTTTATCGGTCTCTGTCAAAACTTTCTTATTTCCGGCAAGGTCATAACATTCGACTTCAAGATAGTGGTTTGAGTCTCCGACAAATTTTAAATCCCAGTCAAGTGTTTCTCCGTTTTCAACAGTATTCCAATCGCCTGGGACTCCGTCAAGCGTAACTCTCCACCTGCAGTAGTCAAGACCTAAATCACAGTCTTCATTATTATCAGAAGCATCTAAATGAATATTAGTATTTGTGGTTACCCACCAGTCAAACCCGGTTCCGAGTAATTTTGGATCTCCAACAATCTTGGAAATTTGCGGGTTTGAGCAATCT
This Nanoarchaeota archaeon DNA region includes the following protein-coding sequences:
- a CDS encoding AAA family ATPase, coding for MPAQDWHAINLETENRVLKKRVIDLETEMDKFSKPPLIVTSIVDIISPREVIIRLNSGDFEVAVSRALEGKLTILDRVLVDQKSLTVIRKIGVTKHFDVSNYVIIEKPEVSWNDIGGLKSVKEELQEVIELPLLKPELFKKVGIDPPKGVLLYGPPGTGKTLLAKAAAATTNATFIEIVGSELVQKFIGEGSKFVKSIFDLAREKAPAIIFIDELDAIAATRIDVGTSGEREVQRTFMQLLSEIDGFKPLGNVKVIGATNRLDILDPAVTRPGRLDRLIKVEIITIEERLEILKIHTRNMNLGANVSLEKIAHMCDKLSGAELKAICTEAGYFAIRASRTEIAMDDLLDAVKKVKKPENRAHLTLYGDV